The Miscanthus floridulus cultivar M001 chromosome 17, ASM1932011v1, whole genome shotgun sequence genome has a window encoding:
- the LOC136516309 gene encoding coronatine-insensitive protein homolog 1b-like — protein sequence MGGEAPEPRRLTRALSIGGGDGGWVPEEMLHLVMGFVEDPRDREAASLVCRRWHRVDALSRKNVTVPFCYAVSPARLLARFPRLESLAVKGKPRAAMYGLISDDWGAYARPWVTELAAPLECLKALHLRRMVVTDDDLAELVRARGHMLQELKLDKCTGFSTDGLRLVARSCRSLRTLFLEECQINDKGSEWIHDLAVSCPVLTTLNFHMTELQVMPADLELLAKSCKSLISLKISDCDLSDLIGFFQFATALEEFAGGTFNEQGELTMYGNVRFPSRLCSLGLTFMGTNEMPIIFPFSAILKKLDLQYTFLTTEDHCQLIAKCPNLLVLAVRNVIGDRGLGVVADTCKKLQRLRIERGDDEGGVQEEQGGVSQVGLTAIAVGCRELEYIASYVSDITNGALESIGTFCKKLYDFRLVLLDREERITELPLDIGVRALLRGCTKLRRFALYLRPGGLSDAGLGYIGQCSGNIQYMLLGNVGETDDGLLSFALGCVNLRKLELRSCCFSERALALAILRMPSLRYAWVQGYKASQTGRDLMLMARPFWNIEFTPNSENAGRLMEDGEPCVDSHAQILAYHSLAGKRLDCPQSVVPLYPA from the exons ATGGGCGGGGAGGCGCCGGAGCCCCGGCGGCTGACCCGCGCGCTGAGtatcggcggcggcgacggcggctggGTTCCCGAGGAGATGCTGCACCTGGTGATGGGGTTCGTCGAGGACCCGCGCGACCGGGAGGCCGCGTCGCTGGTGTGCCGCCGGTGGCACCGCGTCGACGCGCTCTCGCGGAAGAACGTCACGGTGCCCTTCTGCTACGCCGTGTCCCCGGCGCGCCTGCTCGCGCGGTTCCCGCGGCTCGAGTCGCTGGCCGTGAAGGGGAAGCCCCGCGCGGCCATGTACGGCCTCATATCCGACGACTGGGGCGCCTACGCCCGCCCCTGGGTCACCGAGCTCGCCGCGCCGCTCGAGTGCCTCAAGGCGCTCCACCTCCGACGCATGGTCGTCACGGACGACGACCTCGCCGAGCTCGTCCGTGCCAGGGGCCACATGCTGCAGGAGCTCAAGCTCGACAAGTGCACCGGCTTCTCCACGGATGGACTCCGCCTCGTTGCCCGCTCCTGCAG ATCactgagaactttgtttctgGAAGAATGTCAAATTAACGATAAAGGCAGTGAATGGATCCACGATCTTGCAGTCAGCTGTCCTGTTCTGACAACATTGAATTTCCACATGACTGAGCTTCAAGTGATGCCAGCTGACCTAGAGCTTCTTGCAAAGAGCTGCAAGTCACTGATTTCCTTGAAGATTAGTGACTGTGATCTTTCAGATTTGATAGGGTTCTTCCAATTTGCCACAGCATTGGAAGAATTTGCTGGGGGGACATTCAATGAGCAAGGGGAACTCACCATGTATGGGAATGTCAGATTTCCATCAAGACTATGCTCCTTGGGACTTACTTTCATGGGAACAAATGAAATGCCTATTATATTTCCTTTTTCTGCAATACTGAAGAAGCTGGATTTGCAGTACACTTTCCTCACCACTGAAGACCATTGCCAGCTTATTGCAAAATGTCCGAACTTACTGGTTCTCGCG GTGAGGAATGTGATTGGAGATAGAGGATTAGGAGTTGTTGCAGATACGTGCAAGAAGCTCCAAAGGCTCAGAATTGAGCGAGGAGACGATGAAGGAGGTGTGCAAGAAGAGCAGGGAGGGGTCTCTCAAGTGGGCTTGACGGCTATAGCCGTAGGTTGCCGTGAACTGGAATACATAGCTTCCTATGTGTCTGATATAACCAATGGGGCCCTGGAATCTATCGGGACATTCTGCAAAAAGCTCTATGACTTCCGGCTTGTTCTGCTTGATAGAGAAGAGAGGATAACAGAATTGCCACTGGACATTGGTGTCCGAGCTTTGTTGAGGGGCTGCACCAAACTTCGGAGGTTTGCTCTGTACTTGAGACCAGGAGGGCTCTCAGATGCAGGTCTCGGCTACATTGGACAGTGCAGTGGGAACATCCAATACATGCTTCTCGGTAATGTTGGGGAAACTGATGATGGATTGTTAAGTTTCGCATTGGGATGCGTAAACCTGCGAAAGCTTGAACTCAGGAGCTGTTGCTTCAGCGAGCGAGCTCTGGCCCTCGCAATACTACGTATGCCTTCCCTGAGGTATGCATGGGTTCAGGGCTACAAAGCGTCTCAAACCGGCCGAGACCTCATGCTCATGGCGAGGCCCTTCTGGAACATAGAGTTTACCCCCAATTCCGAGAACGCAGGTCGGTTGATGGAAGATGGGGAACCTTGTGTAGATAGTCATGCTCAGATACTCGCGTACCACTCCCTCGCCGGTAAGAGGTTGGACTGCCCACAATCCGTGGTCCCTTTGTATCCTGCGTGA